In Arachis hypogaea cultivar Tifrunner chromosome 17, arahy.Tifrunner.gnm2.J5K5, whole genome shotgun sequence, a single window of DNA contains:
- the LOC140180690 gene encoding uncharacterized protein, giving the protein MVSDKKLNDDNFLTWRHSAILTISGQELQDHLDQQKIPTRYASAADEKAQNETKTYKEWRVDDYNVSSWLYSSLDPSFKHRVLSCIFAHDIWSRLHTHFASQTKARIRQLQLQLKSIKKTGPASDYLLQIKKVVDALATVGAPLTDAEYTNVILDGLNEDYQSFLTYVTAKDPPYSIPDLEALLMAQEDIVERFKKPEPSMVQVNFTQSQPSPQTNFDSTYARNTPPTPNRGTYGRRGRGGRTNRGGRGSWNSNRPQCQICGKLGHIASYCYFRFDQQFQHAQQNSPTSSMHNALPPPPSFHNPKAMLATPATIADPSWYADSGASHHCTPDPSNLQQAQEYHGQDQVYIGNGSGIKIQHIGNSYLHHKPTDKRYYFYDLLHVPSIAHNLVSVSKFARDNNVYFSFWPNVCFVKSQATKEVLLKGTAINGMYRFEKIASIHPSSVDPSSSMPNINSGDTHHSEEHEQIHLMQTASQANETATSTQDLISITSTHIDLPFSSNPPSTTTLSENIHPMQTRSKTGTRTPKALQVAKFSVSSNFDLLPKSIQSALHNPLWRDAMLTEYKALLYHNTWSLVELPENEKVVGCKWIFAVKKNAKDEIIRHKARLVAKGFLQTAGIDFDQIFSPIIKPVTIRMILTIALSKGWKIQQYDFHNAFLNGTLHETVFMSQPPGFCHSNPKLV; this is encoded by the exons ATGGTATCAGATA AAAAACTCAACGATGATAATTTTCTCACCTGGCGCCATTCAGCTATTCTTACAATTTCAGGTCAAGAACTTCAAGATCATCTGGACCAACAGAAGATTCCAACAAGATACGCATCAGCTGCTGATGAAAAGGCACAAAATGAAACAAAGACATATAAAGAATGGAGGGTTGATGACTACAATGTCTCTTCCTGGCTCTACTCATCCCTGGATCCCTCGTTCAAACATCGAGTTCTTAGTTGTATTTTTGCACATGACATTTGGAGCCGACTTCACACCCACTTTGCATCACAAACAAAAGCTCGTATTAGGCAACTTCAACTGCAATTAAAATCGATCAAGAAGACTGGTCCAGCATCAGATTATCTTCTTCAAATAAAAAAAGTGGTGGATGCACTCGCCACTGTTGGAGCTCCTCTAACTGATGCAGAATACACCAATGTCATTTTAGATGGATTAAATGAAGATTATCAGTCATTCTTGACATATGTCACTGCCAAAGATCCACCCTATTCCATTCCAGACCTTGAAGCTCTCTTGATGGCTCAAGAAGACATTGTGGAGAGGTTCAAGAAACCAGAACCCTCAATGGTACAGGTCAATTTTACTCAATCCCAACCTTCTCCTCAGACTAATTTTGATTCTACCTATGCAAGAAACACACCGCCTACACCTAATAGAGGCACTTATGGTCGAAGAGGGCGTGGAGGAAGAACAAATCGTGGAGGAAGAGGTTCTTGGAACTCAAATCGGCCACAATGTCAAATTTGTGGCAAGTTGGGGCATATTGCTAGTTACTGTTATTTTAGATTTGACCAACAATTTCAAcatgcacaacaaaattcaccCACCTCTTCGATGCACAATGCACTCCCTCCACCTCCCTCATTCCATAATCCCAAAGCAATGCTTGCTACACCTGCTACAATTGCTGATCCATCTTGGTATGCTGATTCTGGCGCTTCTCATCACTGTACTCCTGATCCGTCAAACCTACAACAAGCACAAGAATATCATGGACAAGATCAAGTTTATATTGGTAATGGTTCAGGTATTAAAATTCAGCATATTGGTAATTCATATTTGCATCATAAACCAACAGATAAAAGATATTATTTCTATGATTTACTGCATGTTCCCTCAATTGCACATAACCTTGTTAGTGTATCCAAATTTGCTAGAGACAACAATGTGTATTTTTCGTTTTGGCCTAATGTTTGTTTTGTGAAATCTCAGGCTACCAAAGAAGTGCTTCTCAAAGGCACAGCAATTAATGGAATGTATCGTTTTGAAAAA ATTGCATCCATTCATCCctcttctgttgatccttcatcTTCAATGCCCAACATCAATTCTGGTGATACACATCATAGTGAGGAACATGAACAAATACATCTAATGCAGACAGCTTCACAGGCTAATGAGACAGCAACTTCTACCCAAGATCTCATATCGATTACTtctactcacattgatttgcctTTTTCCTCAAACCCCCCATCTACAACCACTCTTTCAGAAAATATCCATCCAATGCAGACAAGGTCCAAGACAGGTACTAGAACTCCAAAAGCTCTTCAGGTAGCAAAATTCTCAGTCTcttctaattttgatttattgCCTAAAAGTATTCAAAGTGCTCTCCACAATCCCTTATGGAGAGATGCTATGCTCACAGAATATAAAGCACTATTATATCACAATACATGGTCCTTAGTTGAATTACCTGAAAATGAAAAAGTAGTTGGTTGTAAGTGGATATTTGCTGTTAAAAAGAATGCAAAAGATGAGATCATAAGACATAAAGCTAGGTTGGTTGCAAAAGGTTTTCTTCAAACTGCTGGAATTGATTTTGATCAAATTTTTTCACCTATTATAAAACCAGTTACAATTAGGATGATTTTAACCATTGCTTTATCAAAAGGTTGGAAAATTCAACAATATGATTTTCACAATGCATTTCTAAATGGAACTCTTCATGAAACTGTGTTTATGTCCCAACCTCCAGGTTTCTGTCACTCTAATCCTAAACTtgtatga